In Saprospiraceae bacterium, the sequence TCGACCAATTCTTGTTTTTTGAAATGGGTACTACCATTAAATGCCATATGTTCTACAAAATGGGCTACGCCCAGCTGATCATTGTCTTCTAATATCGATCCGGCTTTGACCGCGAGCCTGAGCTCAACTCTTTCTTCAGGCTTAGCGTTTTGTTTTATATAGTATAACATACCATTAGGCAATACGCCTGTTCGCACTGTAGCATCTACGGACACCTTGGAGGCCATGTCAAGTCCTACACCGGAACTAGTCGCGTTTGTAGGTGTAGGATTAGTTGGATTAGCCTGCACCATAGATAGGTGGGTTAGTCGCAGCAGGTGTTGAAGTAACTTTAGTTCCTGTCTTAGTACCACAAGCATAGAAGGTAAAGAGGCCAAGCACTAAAGCTCTGGTGATAAATTTCATAGGTATAGATTTTTTATTGATTAGTTTAATTAAAGAAAACAGGAATATTAATTCATGCCGCGCATATTCTGCATTTGTTTCATCATATTGCCCATGCCTTTGCCTGATGTCATTTGTTGCATCATGGTCTTCATTTGGTCAAATTGTTTAATGAAAGCAGTTATTTCCATTGTGGATTGGCCACACCCTTTGCCTATTCGGATTTTTCGATTCATATTCAAAATTTCGGGATTGGCACGTTCCTGTGGAGTCATTGATTGGATGATGGATTCTACTTTTTTAAATGCATTGTCATTGATATCCACATCTTTCAAAGCTTTACCGACACCAGGCATCATAGAAACAAGGTTTTTGAGGTCACCCATTTTTTTGATTTGATTTATTTGTTGTAGAAAATCATTGAAATCAAATTTGTTTTTTCTGATTTTCTTCTCGAGGACTTTAGCTTCTTTTTCATCAAACTGTTCCTGCGCTTTTTCGACAAGGGAAACGATATCACCCATGCCAAGAATGCGCTGTGCCATTCGATCCGGGTAAAATACATCGAGGGTATCCATTTTTTCACCGGTGGAGACAAACTTGATTGGTTTGCCTACGGTATACTTTATAGACAGGGCAGCACCACCTCGGGTATCGCCGTCCAACTTGGTGAGGACGACCCCATCATAATTAATGGCGTCGTTGAATGCTGCCGCAGTGGTCACAGCGTCCTGACCTATCATCGAATCCACGACAAATAGCGATTCTGTTGGATTGATAGCTACTTTGATGTTTTGTATTTCAGTCATCATCACATCATCGAGGGTGGTACGACCAGCAGTATCCACGATGACGACATCATGTCGGTTTTGTTTTGCAAAAGAGATAGCATGCTGCGCTATTTCGATCGGATTTTTGTTTTCGATTTCTTTAAAGATAGGCACATTGATTTGTTCGCCCAGGGTAGAGAGTTGGTCTATGGCCGCAGGTCTGTATACATCACAAGCCACTAGCAGTGGATTTTTGCCTTTTTTGCTTTTGAGATAATTGGCCAACTTGGCACAGAAAGTGGTCTTGCCACTTCCTTGCAATCCTGCGACCAAAATCACGCCGGGCTCGCCTTTGATATTGATGCCGGCACTTTGCCCTCCCATGAGCTCCGTAAGCTCGTCGTAGACGATTTTGGTCATCAATTCGCCAGGCTTGACGGATTTGAGCACATTTTCTGTGCCCATAGCCTTGTCTTTGACTTTGTCTGTAAACTCCTTGGCTATCTTA encodes:
- the ffh gene encoding signal recognition particle protein, giving the protein MFESIHDNLDNAFKFLKGENKLTELNIADAIKEIRRALVAADVNYKIAKEFTDKVKDKAMGTENVLKSVKPGELMTKIVYDELTELMGGQSAGINIKGEPGVILVAGLQGSGKTTFCAKLANYLKSKKGKNPLLVACDVYRPAAIDQLSTLGEQINVPIFKEIENKNPIEIAQHAISFAKQNRHDVVIVDTAGRTTLDDVMMTEIQNIKVAINPTESLFVVDSMIGQDAVTTAAAFNDAINYDGVVLTKLDGDTRGGAALSIKYTVGKPIKFVSTGEKMDTLDVFYPDRMAQRILGMGDIVSLVEKAQEQFDEKEAKVLEKKIRKNKFDFNDFLQQINQIKKMGDLKNLVSMMPGVGKALKDVDINDNAFKKVESIIQSMTPQERANPEILNMNRKIRIGKGCGQSTMEITAFIKQFDQMKTMMQQMTSGKGMGNMMKQMQNMRGMN